Genomic DNA from Coffea arabica cultivar ET-39 chromosome 7e, Coffea Arabica ET-39 HiFi, whole genome shotgun sequence:
GTTTAGGAATTTCTGCTGATaaaaataccagaaaaatcacTGCTATATAATAGAAGTAAGAACAAGTTTGAATTCCCACACCTAGCATCAGTAGTCTTCGCTGAAGCCGAGCTAGCAAGGGTACTAGCTCTTTCTGCTCATTTCATTTCCCTCTACCTATGGAACTTGTCAAAGACCATGCACCTAAAAAGTCTACTTTGTGCTTAATTCGGCCCCATCCACATTATGAAAATGATCAGTTTAGAGAAGTTTCACAGAATGCTTTCCCAGGGCTTTACAAGATTGAAGAGGGCAGCAACTCAGATAAATCCACAGGAATCCCCAGGAACTTTGGTGTGACTAGCCCTTCTTCACTTTCCAGTCCAAGCAGCACGAATTCTGATGGATTAGGATATCAACAAGGCATAAAAACTCTACCTGAGGATGGGAATTCTGTGATCAACTTCAGAGGTGTTTATGGTGACTTCGCAAATGCGGGTGGATCTTTGCTCAGTTTTGATCATTCTCAGAACTCTTTTCCCAGATTAATTACTACCCAAGATGATTACTCAGTTTGGGAAGACAATTTGCACTTCAATTACCAGAACCAGCTGAATAATGCAAGGTGCAGTACCCCGAATCCCCGGCTGTTGGAGAATTCCAACAATAACCAATCCTCCAGCAGCTATGCATCCACAAGTAATGGGGTCCCATTTGGATGGCATAGCACAGAAGTCAATGCAAATGCCAGCAAGAATAATAGCATCCAGGATCTTGGAAGACAAGAGGCTTGCACGAGTGCTAAACGTCCCTATACGGTAGTTTCTCATGATCCCATCTATTTAGTACATCAATTTTTCCTTGAGACTGATCTCAATTATActattggttaattaattacAACTCAAGTTCTAAACTTAATTATATAACTGATGTTATATATTGCAGGAAGAGAGCACACAAGCATTGAAGAAGCAGTGCGCATCTGTTACAAAGACTACGGCCCTCAAATCAAAGTCAACCCCATCAAAGGACCCACAAAGCGTTGCAGCCAAGGTTTGCTTCTTTGTAAAGTAGATCTAAATTTTAATCGATCCAAAGGAAATCTGCTTTTGAGTATAAAGTTGGAAAGAATGTTTGCGTTGCAGAATCGGAGAGAACGTATTAGCGAGAGGCTCAAGATACTACAAGATCTTGTCCCAAATGGCTCCAAGGTAAAAGCTTTTTGCATATTCTCTTGTTTTAAGTAATACCATCCGAATCATTTTCTCAAGTGCATGCGCCAATAGAACAAAGCCCATGCAGGAGTGAGCTTAGGAACTGTCCTTTGTTgtttctttaatgtttttgcAGGTTGATTTAGTAACCATGTTAGAAAAGGCAATCAGTTATGTCAAGTTTCTTCAGTTGCAAGTGAAGGTCAGTTCTGATGATTTGCGATATATCTGTTCAACATGTCCCATATTCCCCCAGCTCTGACAAAACTAGATGGACAATGTATTTTTAATTGACAAAATTATTTTACTGCCATGGTTTTTTCCAGGTTTTGGCTACAGATGAGTTTTGGCCAGCTCAAGGTGCAAAAGCTCCCGACCTTTCTCAAGTAAAAGAAGCCATAGACGCCATCCTTGCATCTCAAAGAGACAGGAACTCGAGCTCATCAAAGTGATATATAGTTGAATCTTCAAATTGATTGaggagaagaagatgaagaagaaaaagcaaCTATAGATTTGAAGAATAACTCGTAAATCAACTGCAAGTTTTTCTCTTCCCTGATTCTGGAAGTAAATCAAATGACGTGGGGAAGAAATAAACATTTGTCTTTTAAACCCATGACCATGAGCTTCTTTTTCTAAATTCATCTTCTTTTCATTAGCTAATTCGCAATATATATCCTGCAACCCAGTCGTAACATATAAAACTGGACTGTAACTTGTGTCCAGTTATATATACCAAGGACTAATGAATCTTCTTCtagcttcttcttctttttttttttttgcggggtGTTTTGTTTTTGTGGGGGGGGTAAATTCTTTTTTGTAATTTCTTGTTCACAGTAACGGATCCTCAAAATTGTGATTGGATAGAAGTACTGTATCTGAATACTGCATTGCTTTCTTTCCAATTTGGAGATTGTGGATAAATTCTGGTAATTGTTCTACAACATTGACCTGTGAAGGAAGGGAAATAGAAATGTGTGGTTTCCTGAGCATGCATCCAAATTCAAGGCTCGTACATTACCAGAATTTGTTATGGAATTCTACTATAAAATTCTTTGGAACAAAAATTTCTTAATTTGTGTTTAGTTCATCCTCCTAATTCTTCAAAAATGAAAGTCATATTTTGACAATACAGGTTATTTGATTTAAATCATATACTACATCTTAgtcctttgaaaaaaaaaaaaaaaattaaagtgacACCAAAACCAATAGGAAAGGCAGAAGGTTGGATGTGCTGCTTGCTTCATGCAATCGTAGAACCCTCCTCGTTTCTCATTTCGCACATATGGTACCtggttcaaatttgattttcattcgtatatatatgtaattgaaaaatcaaaatacaaATATAAAACACGATAACAAGGGTTTATTTTGCTGGATtgaatttgttttttctttttccttttggggaaaaagaaaacctCCAAATATATCCAAGTCAAGTGAGCTATTATTGGTTTTGGTTAATTTGGCCGCTTTTGCAAAAGGGTATTTTCTTCCAGGAATCTCCGGGGTCGCTGGGGCTATAGAAATGGGGACCACGGGGCACGtgtgaatttatttatttattatttattggtAGGACGTGTGAATTTTAATTAATGCTCACATGGCTGATCACATGCCCATTCCCAGATAAAGTGGCGATGCATTCCCCAAATTACCACGCAATCAATTATGAGAGAtggttttgacaaaaaaaaaaaaaaaaaattatgagagatggagaaaa
This window encodes:
- the LOC113700394 gene encoding putative transcription factor bHLH086, whose amino-acid sequence is MELVKDHAPKKSTLCLIRPHPHYENDQFREVSQNAFPGLYKIEEGSNSDKSTGIPRNFGVTSPSSLSSPSSTNSDGLGYQQGIKTLPEDGNSVINFRGVYGDFANAGGSLLSFDHSQNSFPRLITTQDDYSVWEDNLHFNYQNQLNNARCSTPNPRLLENSNNNQSSSSYASTSNGVPFGWHSTEVNANASKNNSIQDLGRQEACTSAKRPYTEESTQALKKQCASVTKTTALKSKSTPSKDPQSVAAKNRRERISERLKILQDLVPNGSKVDLVTMLEKAISYVKFLQLQVKVLATDEFWPAQGAKAPDLSQVKEAIDAILASQRDRNSSSSK